Proteins from a genomic interval of Zingiber officinale cultivar Zhangliang chromosome 2A, Zo_v1.1, whole genome shotgun sequence:
- the LOC122039787 gene encoding auxin-responsive protein SAUR50-like — MAIWRSNKLGQAASLKQILKRCSSLGRKQQQEDQELVDVPKGHFAVYVGEARSRFIVPISFLAHPEFQRLLQEAAEEFGFDHHMGGLIIPCEEVVFRSLTSMLR; from the coding sequence ATGGCGATATGGCGGTCGAACAAGTTGGGTCAGGCGGCGTCGCTGAAGCAGATCCTGAAGAGATGCTCCAGTCTCGGCCggaagcagcagcaggaggatCAGGAGCTGGTGGATGTGCCCAAGGGGCACTTCGCGGTGTACGTGGGCGAGGCGCGGAGCCGCTTCATCGTCCCTATCTCCTTCCTCGCCCACCCGGAGTTCCAGCGACTGCTGCAGGAGGCGGCGGAAGAGTTCGGCTTCGACCACCACATGGGCGGCCTCATCATCCCCTGCGAGGAGGTCGTCTTCCGCTCCCTCACCTCCATGCTCCGATGA